A portion of the Citrobacter rodentium NBRC 105723 = DSM 16636 genome contains these proteins:
- the mtfA gene encoding DgsA anti-repressor MtfA — MIKWPWKAQDTAQNESAMWEEALAIPLLMTLTAQEQARLIALAERFLQQKRLVALQGFELDALKSARIALLFCLPVLELGIEWLDGFHEVLIYPAPFVVDDEWEDDIGLVHNQRVVQSGQSWQQGPIILNWLDIQDSFDASGFNLIIHEVAHKLDMRNGDRASGIPLIPLREVASWEHDLHAAMNNIQDEIDLVGETASSIDAYAASDPAECFAVLSEYFFSAPELFAPRFPALWQRFCQFYQQDPLQRLRDSQDDDYFPASQVH, encoded by the coding sequence ATGATAAAGTGGCCCTGGAAAGCACAAGACACAGCGCAAAATGAGTCAGCCATGTGGGAGGAAGCCCTCGCAATCCCACTGCTGATGACATTAACTGCGCAGGAACAAGCCAGACTTATCGCGCTGGCGGAACGATTCTTACAGCAAAAAAGGCTGGTCGCACTTCAGGGATTCGAACTTGATGCGTTGAAAAGCGCGCGTATCGCCCTGCTTTTCTGTCTGCCGGTACTGGAACTGGGTATTGAATGGCTGGATGGTTTCCATGAGGTGCTGATCTACCCGGCCCCTTTCGTGGTTGACGATGAATGGGAAGACGATATCGGTCTTGTGCACAACCAGCGGGTTGTCCAGTCAGGTCAAAGCTGGCAGCAGGGCCCCATCATTCTTAACTGGCTGGATATTCAGGACTCTTTCGATGCATCCGGCTTTAATCTGATCATTCATGAAGTGGCGCATAAGCTGGACATGCGCAATGGCGATCGCGCCAGCGGTATACCGCTTATCCCCCTGCGCGAAGTAGCCAGTTGGGAGCATGACCTGCATGCTGCGATGAACAATATTCAGGATGAAATTGACCTGGTCGGCGAAACCGCATCCAGCATCGATGCCTATGCAGCCAGCGATCCCGCTGAGTGTTTTGCCGTTCTGTCGGAGTATTTTTTCAGTGCGCCTGAACTCTTTGCTCCGCGCTTTCCCGCGCTGTGGCAACGCTTTTGCCAGTTTTATCAACAGGACCCGCTGCAGCGGCTGCGCGATAGCCAGGATGACGATTATTTTCCCGCATCGCAGGTCCACTGA
- a CDS encoding DUF6387 family protein codes for MKRSEIRKALEAWFDVKRYEAIEKLSLQQFYVEIERRILAYRMLLSRNTIPTFNRLLLDDYRNKILRGEILFSGDTATLGHELPRTYAVNPTTRSHAQFYAKTLALTEATPELSALSESEFLSEYLKQTSLKNLARITVDIHLEEASTEEIIEHMKVLIPQWKRQLKMKAPAEREYRFGKSTFRKIIEYRLIPMMDLIFWGEDNGVKIPLSLISSLLHEDSDNDRDEGMLKATDYPLAMAFLTDASYLKSLEDYIMQNNHLKDTPVDKHVEDDKKKKKAAK; via the coding sequence ATGAAAAGAAGTGAAATCAGGAAAGCACTGGAAGCATGGTTTGATGTTAAACGCTATGAGGCGATAGAGAAGCTAAGCCTTCAACAGTTTTATGTTGAGATTGAGCGGCGTATCTTGGCCTACAGGATGTTGCTGAGCCGGAATACCATACCAACCTTCAACAGACTACTACTGGATGATTACCGCAATAAAATTTTGCGAGGCGAAATCTTGTTCAGTGGTGATACCGCTACCCTTGGGCATGAGCTTCCCAGAACTTACGCGGTAAATCCTACCACACGAAGCCACGCGCAATTTTATGCGAAAACGCTGGCATTAACCGAAGCCACTCCTGAGCTTTCCGCGTTAAGCGAATCCGAATTTCTGTCCGAGTATCTAAAACAAACATCGCTGAAAAACCTTGCTCGTATCACTGTCGATATTCATCTGGAAGAGGCATCAACCGAAGAGATCATTGAACATATGAAAGTGCTAATCCCGCAATGGAAGAGACAGCTAAAGATGAAAGCTCCTGCGGAACGGGAGTATCGTTTTGGCAAAAGCACGTTCAGAAAAATTATTGAATATCGTCTTATTCCGATGATGGACCTAATTTTCTGGGGTGAGGACAATGGCGTCAAAATCCCGCTTTCACTGATTTCTTCGTTGCTTCACGAAGATAGCGACAACGATCGTGATGAAGGAATGCTAAAGGCAACGGACTACCCGCTGGCAATGGCTTTTCTGACTGATGCAAGCTATCTAAAATCGCTTGAAGATTACATCATGCAAAACAATCACTTAAAAGACACACCTGTTGATAAGCATGTTGAGGATGATAAGAAGAAGAAAAAAGCAGCCAAGTAA
- a CDS encoding helix-turn-helix transcriptional regulator — translation MKNSNQISATKNEYIAKRFIRVPDVLNRVGFSRTTLYERIKEGNFPDRVKIGPRCVAFVESEIDEWIEATIRNSRQNTA, via the coding sequence ATGAAAAACAGTAATCAGATAAGTGCTACGAAAAATGAATATATCGCAAAACGATTTATCCGTGTTCCTGATGTTTTAAATAGGGTGGGGTTTAGTCGCACCACCTTATATGAGCGTATTAAGGAAGGAAACTTTCCAGACAGGGTAAAAATAGGACCGAGGTGCGTAGCCTTTGTCGAAAGTGAGATAGATGAATGGATTGAAGCCACTATTCGGAACTCACGCCAGAACACAGCATAA
- a CDS encoding DNA-binding protein, with protein sequence MIDEFDVMHMYKKIQAEAATTDIKTLEQLLMKFRKVVAERREEYYQEIGEKKAQKLRAKRLQQLLEKMERYRVSPEDFQG encoded by the coding sequence ATGATTGATGAATTTGATGTGATGCATATGTATAAAAAAATCCAAGCAGAAGCCGCAACTACCGACATCAAAACATTGGAACAGCTTTTAATGAAGTTCCGTAAAGTCGTGGCAGAGCGCCGGGAAGAATACTATCAGGAAATTGGTGAGAAAAAAGCGCAGAAATTGAGGGCTAAGAGGTTACAACAGTTGCTTGAGAAAATGGAGCGTTATCGGGTTTCACCGGAAGATTTTCAGGGATGA
- a CDS encoding H-NS family nucleoid-associated regulatory protein, producing MSEALKALNNIRTLRAHARETDLATLEEMLEKLSAVVEDRREEESAVRKEQEERQAKLQAFRQKLLEDGIDPAELLAAVGSSQLKTKSTRAPRPAKYKYTDENGNEQTWTGQGRTPKAIAAAIEAGKTLEDFAI from the coding sequence ATGAGTGAAGCTCTTAAGGCACTGAACAATATTCGTACACTTCGCGCACATGCTCGTGAAACAGATCTGGCAACTCTGGAAGAGATGCTGGAAAAACTCTCTGCTGTCGTTGAAGATCGTCGTGAGGAAGAAAGTGCCGTCCGTAAAGAACAAGAAGAACGTCAGGCCAAGCTGCAAGCCTTCCGTCAGAAACTGCTAGAAGATGGTATTGACCCGGCTGAACTCCTTGCTGCTGTTGGCTCATCCCAGCTTAAAACCAAATCAACCCGCGCTCCTCGTCCTGCCAAATACAAATATACAGATGAAAACGGTAATGAGCAGACTTGGACGGGTCAGGGCCGCACTCCTAAAGCGATCGCTGCTGCTATCGAAGCTGGTAAAACACTGGAAGACTTCGCGATCTAA
- a CDS encoding DUF4756 family protein, whose protein sequence is MRKVKTDNSDLIQYLDTIKELKNHISIEEYRNEYRRLRSDDVPLIKAQKFKSAHTELRRLEKKRESLIECFIDELNPISSSKANTSAKASGNLDLFNERVLYRRAISEKGDEEIIALVIKQRTEAAVEFQRSIEQSLEQLSHISSEFKPSSQKRKKMSL, encoded by the coding sequence ATGAGAAAAGTAAAAACAGACAACAGTGATTTAATCCAGTATTTAGATACAATCAAAGAACTAAAAAATCATATTTCGATAGAAGAATACAGAAATGAATATCGTAGGCTACGTTCCGATGATGTTCCTTTGATTAAAGCCCAAAAGTTTAAATCTGCACATACCGAACTTCGCAGACTTGAAAAAAAGAGAGAGTCTCTCATTGAATGCTTTATTGATGAATTAAATCCCATCAGCAGTTCAAAAGCCAACACATCAGCAAAAGCATCAGGTAATCTTGATTTGTTTAACGAACGTGTATTATACCGTAGGGCCATTTCAGAAAAGGGTGATGAAGAAATCATTGCCTTGGTCATAAAACAGCGTACAGAAGCCGCTGTTGAGTTCCAGCGTTCCATAGAACAAAGTCTTGAGCAGCTCTCTCACATCTCGTCAGAGTTTAAGCCATCAAGCCAAAAGCGCAAAAAAATGTCTCTTTAA
- a CDS encoding GIY-YIG nuclease family protein, which produces MKKQTKKKTYTMYILELEDNCYYIGITKFLGRSMDKHHQGKCSWTKLHKPLKIQESYYVHVISDDELPSLVKEKANEYAQLYGIENVGYWQKVFREYYVYVWELEGGNYYIGMTVRLKNRNFEHISKRGSDWTKKHKPIKLIEKTSFLSDDINYVYRIENIKTFEYMFRYGIDKVRGGTFSTADTLYKSIILKYIRKYKYTLSVYEEIMTYTRPELVPNNLWSLVRIHKNDLYQNISSLEKINELLNKRNIVIDAWPYDNDTKKIIFACWVLRGFNPEFACYFIDKIAY; this is translated from the coding sequence ATGAAAAAACAAACTAAAAAGAAAACATATACAATGTATATATTAGAGCTTGAAGATAATTGTTATTACATCGGTATAACAAAGTTTTTAGGGCGCTCCATGGATAAACATCATCAAGGGAAATGTTCTTGGACAAAACTACATAAGCCATTAAAAATACAAGAGTCTTATTACGTTCATGTAATATCTGATGATGAATTGCCTTCTTTAGTCAAGGAAAAAGCTAACGAATACGCCCAATTGTATGGTATAGAGAATGTTGGATATTGGCAAAAAGTTTTCAGAGAATATTATGTATATGTTTGGGAACTAGAAGGTGGAAACTACTATATCGGCATGACTGTGAGATTAAAGAACAGAAATTTTGAACATATAAGCAAAAGAGGCTCAGACTGGACAAAGAAGCATAAGCCAATAAAACTTATAGAAAAAACTAGCTTTTTATCTGATGACATTAATTATGTTTATAGAATAGAAAACATTAAAACATTCGAGTATATGTTCCGTTATGGTATTGATAAAGTTAGAGGAGGCACTTTTAGTACTGCAGACACTTTGTATAAAAGCATTATATTAAAATATATACGCAAATACAAATATACACTTTCCGTTTATGAAGAAATAATGACGTACACTCGACCAGAATTAGTTCCCAATAATTTATGGAGTCTTGTACGTATTCATAAAAATGATTTATATCAGAATATTTCATCTCTAGAAAAAATAAATGAATTGCTTAACAAAAGAAATATAGTAATAGATGCTTGGCCTTATGACAATGATACTAAAAAAATAATATTTGCTTGTTGGGTATTACGCGGTTTTAATCCGGAATTCGCATGTTATTTTATCGATAAAATAGCATATTGA
- a CDS encoding DUF4755 domain-containing protein, with product MEAAGIVFLVVLFIVIMTAVDIQKKKHYNSFTEVLDGDVLSYECQRTGIVIDTKQHTIRFFDKERDKTYSYNNIREINYTLSEGGKFYGNGTLKGMNNAAIANWREQLSANKRSGLNILTDDIKNPMWKINVPLKNKTISNQELCERWLLVFKRYVF from the coding sequence GTGGAAGCAGCAGGTATCGTGTTTTTAGTTGTGCTCTTCATCGTTATCATGACCGCAGTAGATATACAGAAGAAAAAGCACTACAACAGCTTCACGGAAGTTCTGGATGGCGATGTTTTATCTTATGAATGTCAGCGAACCGGGATAGTCATAGATACCAAACAACACACCATTCGTTTTTTCGATAAAGAAAGAGACAAGACATATTCTTATAACAATATCAGAGAGATCAATTACACGCTTTCAGAAGGTGGTAAATTTTACGGAAATGGAACATTGAAAGGCATGAATAATGCGGCTATTGCTAACTGGAGAGAACAGCTTTCAGCTAATAAACGATCTGGCCTAAATATTTTAACCGATGATATTAAAAACCCTATGTGGAAAATTAATGTTCCCTTGAAGAATAAAACCATTTCAAATCAAGAACTTTGCGAACGCTGGCTTCTTGTTTTTAAACGATATGTTTTTTAA
- a CDS encoding lipoprotein: MKKILLVAGAALALAGCGEKGDFEKAINAKIGQTRYCFSLDNNNTSFPIRLAKPRLDSTGTGTNSVILDGFVEQGMMVFEQGYDSNVLGITDEGVKAKVWSTTDGACVGRRAVDEIKEWTEPGNGGQKVVRVSYTWKLTDVPSWIDKKAFANVKGMNEPADGAMNLVKTSNGWKAN; this comes from the coding sequence ATGAAGAAGATTTTACTCGTTGCTGGCGCAGCTCTGGCACTGGCGGGATGTGGTGAAAAAGGCGATTTTGAGAAAGCGATCAATGCCAAGATCGGGCAGACCAGATACTGCTTTTCGCTGGATAACAATAACACTAGCTTCCCCATCCGTCTTGCCAAGCCACGACTTGATTCGACTGGCACAGGCACAAATTCAGTGATCCTCGATGGATTTGTTGAGCAGGGAATGATGGTCTTTGAGCAGGGCTATGATTCGAACGTATTAGGGATAACAGACGAAGGAGTAAAAGCTAAAGTCTGGAGCACAACAGATGGTGCTTGTGTAGGTCGTCGTGCTGTTGACGAGATCAAGGAATGGACGGAACCGGGTAACGGCGGTCAGAAGGTTGTTCGCGTATCTTATACATGGAAGCTTACTGACGTTCCGAGCTGGATTGACAAAAAGGCGTTCGCCAACGTTAAAGGGATGAATGAACCTGCTGATGGTGCAATGAATCTCGTTAAAACCAGTAATGGTTGGAAAGCTAACTAA
- a CDS encoding DUF2971 domain-containing protein, translated as MKKEIYRFRSINSLIGEFNELETQSIFFAAPENLNDPMEGFRDIYWNGDIIVWRNLFKHYLLCLEQVCSLLLISGEKQTISIQDIPIFSNEEDYPTQQYKELFTNISTHFFSSDYLSRLIEAISKRTIRRDELSFYLKTVHYFALESIFSQYEKNALIPQRGTNDFDTEKPIIDLLEQNFFSLMDDKISSNVDDNKRKINALFSAFLHTNSQIDLINRYNGIIDDNTKNKNLVFFEFVEKYISILEKLIYPEWYTACFMSECYNSSVWGHYGNNHTGACLIFKIESEDNNNSLSLKRKNGYSSTSGHTYGFVKHKFYPIDYKNGYGEIDFFRMLGRLPIPKLNSTWYTLDGEISICADDMLKSEDKWRESYWNNFYRDITIKTKDWEYENEHRLILSSSLIDFSESKDRVLIYDFNSLQGIIFGIKTKIEDKIKIMKVIENKCRENGRADFKFYQAYYSPKNKQIEHFEMTLLTLA; from the coding sequence ATGAAAAAGGAAATTTATAGATTTAGAAGCATAAATAGTTTGATAGGCGAATTTAACGAATTAGAAACTCAAAGTATTTTTTTTGCTGCTCCAGAAAATCTGAATGATCCAATGGAAGGCTTTAGAGATATTTATTGGAATGGTGACATCATTGTTTGGCGGAACTTATTTAAACATTACCTTTTATGCTTAGAACAAGTGTGTTCTCTATTGCTCATATCAGGAGAGAAACAAACAATATCCATTCAGGATATACCAATATTTTCCAACGAAGAAGATTATCCCACCCAACAATACAAAGAGCTATTTACTAATATATCAACACATTTTTTCTCAAGTGATTACCTGTCAAGACTAATCGAAGCCATATCAAAACGTACAATCCGGAGAGATGAATTATCTTTTTATCTTAAAACGGTTCACTACTTTGCTCTTGAATCTATATTTTCACAATATGAGAAAAATGCATTAATACCACAAAGGGGAACGAACGACTTTGATACAGAAAAGCCAATAATAGATTTGCTTGAGCAAAATTTCTTTTCACTTATGGATGATAAAATTAGTTCTAATGTTGATGATAATAAAAGGAAAATTAATGCGTTGTTTTCTGCTTTTTTGCATACAAACTCACAAATAGATTTAATTAACCGTTATAATGGCATCATAGATGATAATACTAAAAATAAAAATTTAGTTTTCTTCGAGTTTGTAGAGAAATATATTTCTATTTTAGAGAAGTTAATCTATCCTGAGTGGTATACAGCCTGCTTTATGTCAGAATGTTATAATTCTTCTGTATGGGGACATTATGGAAATAATCATACCGGTGCATGCCTTATATTTAAAATTGAATCTGAAGACAATAATAACAGTCTTAGCTTAAAACGAAAAAATGGTTATAGTTCCACATCCGGGCATACATATGGATTTGTTAAACACAAGTTTTATCCAATTGATTATAAAAACGGATATGGTGAGATAGATTTTTTCAGAATGTTAGGCCGACTACCCATCCCAAAATTAAATTCAACATGGTACACATTGGATGGCGAAATTAGCATATGTGCTGATGATATGCTTAAATCCGAGGACAAATGGAGAGAGTCCTACTGGAATAATTTCTATCGTGATATAACGATCAAAACCAAAGACTGGGAATATGAAAATGAACACAGACTAATATTATCCAGTTCTCTTATTGATTTTAGTGAATCAAAAGATAGAGTGTTGATTTATGACTTCAATTCATTGCAAGGTATCATTTTTGGAATAAAAACAAAAATAGAGGATAAAATAAAGATAATGAAAGTCATTGAGAATAAATGCAGGGAAAATGGCAGAGCTGATTTCAAATTTTATCAGGCATATTACTCCCCTAAAAACAAACAGATAGAGCATTTCGAAATGACCTTACTGACTTTAGCATGA
- the mobQ gene encoding MobQ family relaxase, translated as MAIFHLDFKIVKRSEGMTSVAKAAYHARTRITDDRIGETYDFSHRTDLHGHIILAPDSAPSHIIESSSALWNEVERVERQNNGQTARYFDVAIPVELNNDDKKKLVAEYCQKNFVDKGMIADIAFHDLDSKNPHAHVMLTLKTITAAGFGKKDRSWNDKKMMIQWRESWATMSNSYLEAIGSEERIDHRSLRSQCADALAQAEEAFSAEEKAFWLAKATETNRPAMQRVHRAKWNNSESQEQRAAEQAQRNLQIEEAKKVYTTFSELPLEIIVDVRSFTVTHHAEPEEIILPDYTPKEKQQPVVSVPTTSRRPAVKSYRDPNKASKVSAAGKKSPVLIVPEPNKSTKLKTPSSRNTRAKNRAPMNNRKQVKPRQNGMFKRFTLLVAGFFKERFVWARRKPDTTDTDHDKRIAENYVFDEVLGIYVPRSEFENRVKYNNDQKSSEAEFCGNVSDNDKTVRFPSRQRVVEKHVNVLDCIPKPSAGKKLSTSELTLSRSSIKNKNQN; from the coding sequence ATGGCGATTTTTCATCTGGATTTTAAAATTGTGAAACGAAGCGAAGGCATGACTTCCGTTGCGAAAGCTGCCTACCATGCCCGTACACGTATTACAGATGATCGCATTGGTGAAACATATGATTTCAGCCACAGAACAGATCTACATGGTCATATTATATTAGCCCCTGATTCAGCTCCTTCTCATATTATCGAAAGCTCCTCAGCACTCTGGAATGAAGTTGAAAGAGTGGAACGCCAGAACAACGGTCAAACAGCCCGCTATTTTGATGTCGCTATCCCTGTAGAACTCAACAACGATGACAAGAAAAAATTAGTTGCCGAATACTGTCAGAAAAACTTTGTCGATAAGGGTATGATAGCTGATATCGCATTCCATGATTTAGACAGTAAAAACCCACATGCTCACGTCATGTTAACCCTGAAAACTATCACCGCTGCTGGCTTCGGCAAAAAAGACAGAAGCTGGAATGATAAGAAGATGATGATCCAGTGGCGTGAGTCGTGGGCCACCATGTCAAACAGCTACCTTGAAGCTATTGGAAGCGAAGAACGTATCGATCACCGCTCTCTCAGATCGCAATGTGCTGATGCTCTTGCCCAAGCAGAAGAAGCATTCAGCGCTGAAGAGAAAGCATTCTGGCTTGCCAAGGCAACCGAAACAAACCGTCCAGCAATGCAGCGTGTTCATCGTGCTAAATGGAATAACTCAGAGTCTCAGGAACAGCGAGCTGCTGAACAAGCTCAACGCAATCTTCAAATTGAAGAGGCCAAGAAGGTTTATACAACATTTAGTGAACTGCCATTGGAAATCATCGTTGATGTCAGAAGCTTTACGGTTACACATCATGCTGAACCCGAAGAAATCATTCTCCCTGACTACACGCCAAAGGAAAAACAGCAGCCGGTGGTGTCGGTGCCTACCACAAGCAGAAGACCAGCCGTAAAATCTTACCGCGATCCCAATAAGGCCAGTAAAGTTAGTGCCGCAGGGAAGAAATCTCCCGTTCTAATTGTTCCTGAACCAAATAAATCCACTAAACTGAAAACACCTTCCTCCCGAAACACCAGAGCGAAGAACCGCGCTCCCATGAACAATAGAAAGCAAGTTAAACCACGCCAGAATGGTATGTTTAAGCGTTTCACACTACTTGTGGCGGGCTTCTTCAAAGAGAGATTTGTATGGGCCAGAAGGAAACCCGATACCACTGATACTGATCATGACAAACGTATCGCAGAAAACTATGTCTTCGATGAGGTGTTGGGGATCTATGTTCCACGCTCAGAGTTTGAAAATCGCGTTAAATATAACAATGACCAAAAATCATCAGAAGCAGAGTTCTGTGGAAACGTATCAGATAATGACAAGACCGTTCGTTTCCCAAGTCGTCAACGTGTAGTAGAAAAACATGTGAATGTCTTAGATTGCATACCCAAACCTTCAGCAGGTAAAAAGCTATCAACTTCTGAACTAACACTATCAAGGTCGAGTATTAAAAATAAAAATCAAAACTAG
- a CDS encoding conjugal transfer protein TraD → MDNENKRSRTEKTLKQKVAFAQLELNRLKSMEKSEQKKVETRLKIILGAEVAKTMNCAVEQVDKELVMGILLSASELNDIERIKYIKAGRWFLAQMDGRQK, encoded by the coding sequence ATGGATAATGAAAATAAAAGATCAAGAACAGAAAAAACATTAAAGCAAAAGGTGGCATTTGCGCAACTTGAACTTAACCGTCTTAAGTCAATGGAGAAATCAGAACAAAAGAAAGTTGAAACAAGGCTCAAGATTATCCTTGGGGCGGAAGTAGCTAAGACTATGAATTGTGCTGTCGAACAGGTGGATAAGGAACTTGTTATGGGTATTTTACTTTCAGCATCTGAGCTGAATGATATTGAACGGATAAAATATATAAAAGCAGGGAGATGGTTTCTTGCTCAAATGGATGGAAGACAGAAATAA
- a CDS encoding tyrosine-type recombinase/integrase, with product MPKKAKELSGLTVSRLKNEGMYAVGGVDGLYLRIRGQSRAWILCVAMGTRINRLGRTVPRRLNMGLGPYPEVSLTEARDKARELRKQIRNGINPLQEKHEQKARQEIQARKKKTFAECCEEVLEVKDSEMKNKKHLAQWRSTLETYAYPFIGKKAVSEITKVDLLAILEPIWLTKNETASRLRGRIETVIDYAKAKEYFEGDNPAAWKGMLKPLLPQPSKVQIPKHHAALPYNQIGTFMKELRERTGITPRALEFAILTAARSGEIRGAEWDEMDLEGKTWTIPASRMKAAKEHRVPLSDAAVALLKDLPRFKGNNFVFPAPRKGQLSDTALLAVLKRMGYTDLTQHGFRSTFRDWAGETTNYPREVIEHALAHQLADKAEAAYQRGTLWPKRVALMDDWSGYCITNT from the coding sequence ATGCCAAAGAAGGCCAAGGAACTCTCAGGACTTACCGTTTCAAGATTAAAAAATGAAGGTATGTATGCCGTCGGAGGTGTTGATGGTTTGTATCTCCGAATCAGAGGTCAGTCCCGCGCATGGATCCTTTGTGTTGCTATGGGAACCAGAATCAACAGACTTGGTAGAACAGTTCCCCGGCGTTTGAATATGGGCCTTGGTCCCTATCCTGAAGTCTCCTTAACCGAAGCGCGTGATAAAGCGCGTGAGCTACGTAAACAAATCCGTAACGGTATTAATCCCCTTCAGGAAAAGCACGAGCAAAAAGCTCGGCAGGAAATACAGGCCCGGAAGAAAAAGACCTTTGCCGAATGTTGTGAAGAAGTGCTGGAAGTCAAAGATAGTGAGATGAAGAACAAAAAACATCTCGCTCAATGGCGTTCCACGTTGGAAACCTATGCCTACCCTTTCATTGGCAAAAAGGCAGTAAGTGAAATCACCAAAGTGGATCTTCTGGCAATACTGGAACCTATCTGGTTAACCAAGAACGAAACCGCCAGCCGTCTTCGTGGACGCATTGAAACGGTGATTGATTACGCCAAAGCTAAAGAATATTTTGAAGGTGATAACCCTGCCGCATGGAAAGGTATGCTGAAACCTCTCCTGCCTCAGCCGAGCAAAGTTCAGATCCCCAAACACCATGCCGCCCTCCCCTATAATCAAATCGGCACCTTTATGAAAGAGCTGCGCGAACGAACCGGCATTACACCTCGTGCGCTTGAGTTTGCCATTCTGACCGCAGCCCGTTCTGGTGAAATTCGTGGCGCAGAGTGGGATGAAATGGATCTTGAAGGTAAAACATGGACGATACCCGCCAGTCGCATGAAAGCAGCAAAAGAGCATCGAGTTCCTTTGTCTGATGCTGCCGTTGCTCTGTTAAAAGATTTACCCCGCTTTAAAGGCAACAACTTTGTGTTCCCTGCCCCACGTAAAGGACAACTTTCTGATACTGCTTTGCTGGCAGTGTTAAAACGAATGGGATATACCGACTTAACGCAACATGGATTCAGATCGACATTTCGTGATTGGGCTGGTGAAACGACCAACTATCCGCGTGAGGTTATTGAACATGCGTTAGCTCACCAGTTGGCAGATAAGGCCGAAGCAGCGTATCAACGTGGGACGTTATGGCCTAAGCGGGTGGCGCTGATGGATGATTGGTCGGGGTATTGTATAACTAATACTTAA
- the ompC gene encoding porin OmpC encodes MKRKVLAMLVPVLLVAGAANAAEIYNKDGNKLDLYGKVVGLHYFSDDTSNDGDMSYARLGFKGETQISNMLTGYGQWEYNLQANTTEGEGANSWTRLGFAGLGFGQNGTLDYGRNYGVVYDIEAWTDMLPEFGGDTWAQTDVYMTGRTNGVATYRNNGFYGLVDGLNFALQYQGNNEKAGSGEGTGNGDDRKLARENGDGFGMSTSYDFDFGLSLGAAYSNSDRSDNQVTRGYGDRSKANKFAGGETAEAWTLGAKYDANDIYLAAMYAETRNMTYYGKADGEQGGIANKTQNFEVVAQYQFDFGLRPSVAYLQSKGKDLGGWDHDSRGNPRYTDKDLVKYVDVGMTYYFNKNMSTYVDYKINLLDEDDGFYVDNGIATDDIVAVGLVYQF; translated from the coding sequence GGCAATAAACTTGACCTGTATGGCAAAGTTGTTGGCCTGCACTACTTCTCTGACGATACCAGCAATGACGGCGACATGTCCTATGCGCGTCTGGGCTTCAAAGGCGAAACGCAGATTAGCAATATGTTAACTGGCTACGGTCAGTGGGAATATAACCTCCAGGCGAACACAACTGAAGGTGAAGGCGCCAACTCCTGGACTCGTCTGGGCTTCGCGGGGCTGGGCTTCGGTCAAAACGGCACACTGGATTATGGTCGTAACTACGGCGTGGTTTACGACATTGAAGCGTGGACCGATATGCTGCCGGAATTCGGCGGCGATACCTGGGCGCAGACCGACGTTTATATGACGGGCCGTACCAATGGCGTCGCGACCTACCGTAACAATGGTTTCTATGGTCTGGTTGATGGCCTGAACTTCGCGCTGCAATACCAGGGCAACAATGAAAAGGCAGGGTCAGGCGAAGGGACTGGCAACGGCGACGATCGTAAACTCGCTCGCGAGAACGGCGACGGTTTTGGTATGTCCACCTCTTACGACTTTGACTTTGGCCTGAGTCTGGGCGCGGCTTACTCTAACTCCGACCGTTCAGACAACCAGGTCACCAGAGGCTATGGCGATCGCAGCAAGGCAAACAAATTTGCTGGCGGTGAAACCGCTGAAGCCTGGACCCTTGGCGCGAAATATGACGCCAACGATATCTACCTGGCGGCGATGTATGCGGAAACCCGTAATATGACCTATTACGGCAAAGCTGATGGTGAGCAAGGTGGTATCGCTAACAAAACGCAGAACTTTGAAGTTGTCGCGCAGTATCAGTTCGACTTCGGCCTGCGTCCATCCGTCGCTTACCTGCAGTCAAAGGGTAAAGATTTAGGCGGTTGGGATCACGACAGCCGCGGCAACCCGCGTTACACCGACAAAGATCTGGTGAAATACGTTGACGTGGGTATGACTTACTACTTCAACAAAAACATGTCCACCTACGTTGATTACAAAATCAACCTGCTGGACGAAGACGATGGCTTCTACGTTGACAACGGCATCGCAACCGACGACATCGTTGCAGTGGGCTTAGTGTACCAGTTCTAA